In one Diabrotica virgifera virgifera chromosome 5, PGI_DIABVI_V3a genomic region, the following are encoded:
- the LOC126884944 gene encoding uncharacterized protein LOC126884944, which produces MGMLKVNTTFCGEFIKKAEEVENLERKYFNTKNEVIDVTTDLNYWFEVYVKNIVLTDLSEFEESQSGWALNQIISLEININKFEMAKGASSYIQLHPKVTKKRACINVKNNDQACFAWAIVSALYSVNINTNKTTSYPHYTTVLNLKGLTFPVTLNQISLFEKNNENISVNVFELNVKDELFNFSVLPVRLTKQKREKHVNLLIVQNKYYFNNEVDNVGPWSGGRDEDLIHFHYIWIKDLGKLVKSQLSKHNGKKYICDRCLNYFYTKEKLDAHIIYCEKIDDCKISFTKEPYVKFKNFVYKEKLPFLVYADFESLLVPLRASHSTPSTTSTHPYQRHTAYSAGLYFKCNYDDNFSFYKSHVGLDCMSWFSHEIDNLAQFIHSKLINIQPMNVEVSLKDATERCHICNRKFLEKDRIVRDHCHLTGNFRGFAHNGCNLNYKKAFVVPIAFHNMSGYDSHFIIKDLAKMYDISILPVNKEKYISFTVYHKKTNIRFRFIDTFRFMGSSLDSLVSTLKPENFGILRKQFPNLDDETFKLLTKKGVFFYDYLDKIERLDETKLPNKEKFYNKLNDEHISDSNYAHAKLVWEKFNMKTLWDYSNLYMKTDILLLAVVFETFRDTCFKTYGLDPGHYYTIPGFTWDAMLKYTGCHLETIQDVDMLLFYERGIRGGISQCCNRMGEANNKYMMNYDPSKPSKYLMYLDVNNLYGWAMSEPLPYGGFHWDDTNIDVMSIPDDAKEGYILEVDLSYPENLHDYHKDLPFCVEHCKPPGSKQSKLLSTLYNKTNYVIHYRNLKQAISHGLVLTKIHKVLRFKQMTWLKGYIALNTQLRAQAKTSFEKNLYKLMNNAVFGKTMENQRKHRLVKLVNKWEGRVGARNLIASPKFHSRVIFDQSLMAVELKKAEIIFNKPLYVGMAILELSKTCIYEFHYDYMLQKFPLNQNKLLYIDTDGLIYETECNDIYEEMIKPDIHRFDTSDYPPNNPWNIPLVNKKVPGLMKDENNSKIMTHFVGLRSKQYTYKVAGEKDVKKSKGVKMNVVKMKINFDDYLNCLKSFRETAETKSLFYATQRCIQSKLHEVYSIEQTKIALNPFDDKRHLLSNTFDTLPWGHYSITHR; this is translated from the coding sequence ATGGGCATGTTAAAAGTAAATACTACATTTTGTGGGGAATTTATCAAAAAAGCTGAGGAGGTGGAAAATTtagaaagaaaatattttaatactaaaaaTGAAGTTATTGATGTGACTACCGATTTAAATTATTGGTTTGAAGTTTacgttaaaaatattgttttgaccGATTTATCTGAATTTGAGGAATCTCAGAGTGGTTGGGCACTGAATCAAAttatatctttagaaataaacattaataaatttgaaATGGCTAAAGGAGCCTCATCGTATATTCAATTGCATCCTAAAGTTACCAAAAAACGAGCTTGTATCAATGTTAAGAATAACGACCAGGCTTGTTTTGCTTGGGCCATTGTATCAGCCCTATATTCAGTTAACATAAACACTAACAAAACTACTTCATATCCTCATTACACCACTGTCCTTAATTTAAAAGGTCTTACATTTCCAGTAACTCTAAATCAAATTTCCCtctttgaaaaaaataatgaaaatatttccGTTAATGTTTTCGAGTTAAATGTTAAAGATGAGCTTTTCAATTTTTCGGTACTTCCTGTGAGATTAACTAAACAAAAACGGGAAAAACATGTCAATCTGTTGAtagttcaaaataaatattattttaataatgaagTGGACAACGTCGGACCATGGAGTGGTGGACGTGATGAAGATCTAATACATTTTCACTATATTTGGATAAAAGATTTAGGCAAACTTGTCAAGTCACAACTTTCTAAACACAATGGAAAGAAATATATATGTGACAgatgtcttaattatttttatacaaaagaAAAGTTGGATGCTCATATCATCTACTGTGAAAAGATAGATGACTGCAAAATAAGTTTCACCAAAGAACCatatgtcaaatttaaaaactttgtttacaaagaaaaattgCCATTCCTAGTATACGCAGATTTTGAATCACTGCTCGTTCCTCTTCGCGCATCCCACTCAACACCATCAACTACGTCAACGCATCCATATCAAAGACACACAGCGTACAGTGCCGGATTATATTTTAAGTGTAATTATGACGATAATTTTTCATTCTACAAAAGTCATGTGGGTTTGGATTGTATGTCATGGTTTTCACATGAAAttgacaatttagctcaatttattcattcaaaattaataaatattcaacCCATGAACGTTGAAGTAAGTTTAAAAGATGCTACTGAGAGATGTCACATTTGTAATAGAAAATTTTTGGAGAAGGATCGAATTGTAAGAGACCATTGTCATTTGACTGGCAATTTTAGAGGTTTTGCACACAATGGGtgcaatttaaattataaaaaagcaTTTGTGGTTCCAATAGCCTTCCACAATATGAGTGGTTACGACTCGCATTTCATAATAAAGGATTTAGCGAAAATGTACGACATTTCCATTTTACCAgtcaacaaagaaaaatatattagtttCACAGTTTACCATAAAAAGACAAATATTAGATTCCGGTTCATTGATACTTTTAGATTTATGGGGAGTTCATTAGATAGCTTAGTTTCAACTTTGAAGCCAGaaaattttggaattttaagaaaACAATTTCCAAATTTAGATGATGAAACGTTCAAGTTGTTAACTAAAAAAGGAGTATTCTTTTATGATTATTTAGATAAAATTGAACGGTTGGATGAAACAAAGTTGCCAAATAAAGAAAAATTCTACAATAAACTGAACGATGAGCATATATCAGATTCAAATTATGCTCACGCTAAATTAGTGTGGGAGAAATTTAACATGAAGACTCTTTGGGATTACAGTAATTTATACATGAAGACAGATATACTTCTTTTGGCTGTAGTTTTCGAAACTTTTCGAGACACATGCTTCAAGACATATGGATTAGATCCAGGACACTACTATACCATCCCAGGTTTTACATGGGATGCAATGCTCAAGTATACAGGATGTCACTTGGAAACTATACAAGATGTTGATATGCTTTTATTCTATGAACGAGGTATACGTGGAGGTATATCACAGTGTTGTAACCGGATGGGGGAGGCTAACAACAAATACATGATGAATTACGATCCATCTAAACCTTCTAAATATCTCATGTACCTTGATGTTAACAATCTATATGGTTGGGCGATGAGTGAACCTCTCCCTTATGGAGGTTTCCATTGGGATGATACAAATATCGATGTTATGTCAATACCTGACGATGCAAAAGAGGGATACATTCTTGAAGTTGATCTCTCTTATCCAGAAAACTTACATGACTACCATAAAGATTTACCGTTTTGTGTAGAGCATTGCAAACCTCCTGGTTCCAAACAATCTAAACTCTTGTCCACTCTGTACAATAAAACTAACTACGTTATTCACTACAGGAACCTAAAACAGGCTATATCACATGGATTAGTTCTTACTAAAATTCATAAGGTATTGAGATTCAAGCAAATGACTTGGTTAAAAGGTTACATTGCTCTTAATACACAATTGAGGGCTCAAGCTAAAACAAGCTTTGAGAAAAACTTATACAAGCTCATGAACAACGCTGTATTCGGGAAGACCATGGAGAACCAAAGGAAGCATAGGCTGGTGAAACTAGTAAATAAATGGGAGGGACGCGTAGGTGCTCGAAATTTGATTGCTAGCCCGAAGTTTCATAGTCGCGTTATTTTCGATCAATCATTAATGGCAGTAGAATTAAAGAAAgctgaaattatttttaataaaccaTTGTATGTTGGAATGGCAATTTTAGAACTTTCTAAAACCTGCATATATGAATTTCATTATGACTATATGTTACAAAAATTCccattaaatcaaaataaattgctTTATATTGATACTGATGGATTGATTTATGAAACTGAATGTAATGATATATACGAGGAAATGATTAAGCCTGACATTCATAGATTTGATACAAGCGATTATCCCCCAAATAATCCTTGGAATATTCCTTTAGTAAACAAAAAAGTGCCAGGTCTAATGAAAGatgagaataactcaaaaatcaTGACTCACTTCGTTGGTCTTCGTTCAAAGCAATATACATATAAAGTGGCTGGGGAGAAAGATGTTAAAAAGTCGAAAGGGGTTAAGATGAATGTTGTAAAGATGAAAATTAACTTTGATGATTATTTGAATTGTTTGAAAAGTTTTCGTGAAACTGCCGAAACAAAATCACTTTTTTATGCAACACAGCGTTGTATACAATCTAAATTACATGAAGTTTACAGTATTGAGCAAACTAAAATAGCCTTAAACCCTTTTGATGACAAACGGCACTTACTCTCCAACACTTTTGATACGTTGCCCTGGGGCCACTACAGTATAACACATAGGTGA
- the LOC126884943 gene encoding matrix metalloproteinase-18-like, with the protein MHINKVVLLIATSISFCLGGNFTETNAVSWLEQYGYITTSETASTDITETLEQFQERYNLPVDGKLNKETMELMQKPRCTQGDNAYAVKSAWKKFDIKWYFPQATPQALTVTKRVFEIWEEASKFKFTYLRIPDPNPDITITVVPKQHYFRYNCQGNDECPFKFTSGILAHSYFPPTSRCIEIHMNSNLTWDFSLNSTAEGRTNFFAVLLHEVGHALGLAHSSDKKAVMYPFYETFPSHITDDDKRGLEKLYGHKSKSASIPTQPRSSSPTTTERSRTTTAARTNKSKQNIITNVCELEYPDLIFLAYAPSFPTYRMYIVSKDLVWKYDLNNEKIPTNAEQFIRYFPRGITNVTHVFQSSNGDMIGVSRNRIYAAAFPSLRIHTDNMVPEINNARSINGLFQTNSGKKFVCFDGSFIEFNDKDIISRGRISDVFPGIPNDITSAFNYIDGHIYFLKHNVYYKFNEFTRSVIEKGTFNWNMLGIPCPDNGLIKQLKSLLSKVNLFYE; encoded by the coding sequence ATGCATATCAATAAAGTTGTTCTGCTCATCGCAACCAGCATAAGTTTTTGCTTAGGTGGAAATTTTACTGAGACAAATGCAGTGTCATGGCTAGAACAATATGGTTACATCACCACAAGTGAAACTGCCAGTACTGATATTACTGAAACACTAGAACAGTTTCAAGAAAGATATAATTTACCGGTAGATgggaaattaaataaagaaacgATGGAGTTAATGCAGAAACCACGATGTACACAAGGAGACAATGCTTACGCTGTAAAATCAGCATGgaaaaaatttgatataaaatggtattttccaCAAGCAACCCCTCAAGCTTTGACAGTCACTAAAAGAGTATTTGAAATATGGGAAGAAGCATCAAAATTTAAGTTTACTTATCTGAGAATCCCAGATCCAAATCCGGATATAACTATAACAGTAGTTCCAAAACAGCACTATTTTCGATACAATTGTCAGGGTAACGACGAATGTCCTTTTAAATTTACAAGTGGTATATTAGCACATTCTTATTTTCCACCTACATCTAGGTGCATAGAAATTCATATGAATAGCAATCTAACATGGGATTTCAGTTTAAATTCTACAGCAGAAGGTCGAACAAATTTCTTTGCAGTCCTTCTCCATGAAGTTGGTCACGCTTTAGGTTTAGCACACAGTAGCGATAAGAAGGCTGTAATGTATCCCTTTTATGAAACCTTTCCTTCTCACATAACTGATGATGATAAAAGAGGCTTAGAAAAGTTATATGGACATAAAAGTAAATCTGCATCTATTCCAACTCAACCTAGGAGTAGTTCACCAACTACAACAGAAAGATCTAGGACAACCACAGCAGCTAGGACTAATAAATCAAAGCAAAATATAATAACGAATGTATGTGAATTGGAATATCCAGATTTAATATTTTTAGCGTATGCTCCATCATTTCCAACATACCGAATGTATATAGTAAGTAAGGATCTGGTATGGAAATATGACTTAAATAATGAAAAGATACCCACCAATGCTGAACAATTTATAAGATACTTTCCAAGGGGAATTACGAACGTGACACATGTTTTTCAAAGTTCCAATGGAGATATGATTGGTGTAAGCAGAAATCGTATATATGCAGCAGCATTTCCTAGCTTAAGAATTCATACAGATAACATGGTACCTGAAATCAATAACGCAAGAAGTATTAACGGTTTATTCCAAACAAATTCAggaaaaaaatttgtttgttttgatGGTTCATTTATTGAATTTAATGATAAAGACATTATCTCAAGAGGACGCATAAGTGACGTTTTTCCAGGAATACCAAATGATATTACATCAGCATTTAATTACATCGATGGACATATATATTTCTTAAAGCACAACGTCTATTACAAGTTTAATGAATTTACAAGAAGTGTCATTGAAAAAGGTACTTTTAATTGGAATATGTTGGGGATCCCTTGTCCTGATAATGGATTAATAAAACAACTGAAATCCTTATTATCTAAAGTaaatttattttatgaataa
- the LOC126884941 gene encoding uncharacterized protein LOC126884941: MPKRHYIRRQVHQQEPHIFDLYQKPRFDDTIRKEEFRTYTPYIKSFNNSDVVEFIINQSDAFFAIHDTLLEIKGSIKKAGNGTVSLAPNAGSFLFDTCTYIQSSHDMEIVRDPGVVSTIRSLLCYTPEDSKFLSTAGWNYPNYPHLSGDAFSLLIPIKHIFNIFNDYTKLTYGRQVFRFVRARNDKDCIVVQEPTGSTTVTTVSLTIASMELKVKHVFPNDDVKIELMTPIKNNTPITIPFRKWELNELPSLTAGSRREIWSVKTTSAVERPRYVIVAFQTSKRDDIHADPTLFDHIRMSSVRVVINGDYWPNERMQLDFTKNDYAIAHYNYTEFFPSYARSLTKHPILDYSAFKRYALFVFDCSKQDDTSFRSGTVDVKLEIEADEGFPAGTRAYCLIVHDSLLEYFPLTEVVKNII, from the coding sequence ATGCCAAAACGCCACTATATTCGACGCCAGGTTCATCAGCAGGAACCACATATTTTCGATCTTTACCAAAAACCCCGGTTCGACGATACTATTAGAAAAGAAGAATTTCGTACATATACACCTTATATCAAGTCATTTAATAATAGTGACGTTGTCGAGTTTATCATAAATCAATCAGATGCATTTTTTGCGATACACGACACACTTTTAGAAATTAAAGGAAGTATCAAGAAAGCTGGTAATGGAACTGTTTCTCTTGCACCGAATGCTGGATCCTTCTTGTTTGATACTTGTACCTACATCCAAAGTTCACATGACATGGAAATAGTTCGAGATCCAGGTGTAGTCAGCACTATTCGCAGTTTGTTGTGTTATACACCTGAAGATTCCAAATTTCTCAGTACTGCAGGATGGAACTATCCGAATTATCCACATTTATCAGGGGACGCCTTTAGTTTACTGATTCCAATCAAAcatattttcaacattttcaaCGATTACACTAAATTAACCTATGGTCGTCAAGTGTTTCGCTTTGTTCGAGCGCGTAATGATAAAGATTGCATTGTTGTCCAAGAACCTACTGGTTCCACGACGGTAACAACAGTATCATTAACCATCGCCAGCATGGAACTCAAGGTCAAACATGTCTTTCCCAATGATGATGTGAAAATCGAATTAATGACTCCGATTAAGAATAATACACCGATAACCATACCTTTCCGTAAATGGGAGCTCAATGAACTACCTTCACTTACGGCAGGATCTCGACGAGAGATATGGAGTGTAAAGACAACTTCAGCTGTTGAACGTCCACGCTACGTTATTGTAGCTTTTCAAACTTCTAAACGAGATGATATTCACGCTGATCCGACGCTATTCGATCACATTAGAATGTCCAGCGTACGAGTGGTTATTAATGGTGACTATTGGCCTAACGAGAGAATGCAATTGGATTTCACAAAAAATGATTACGCTATAGCTCACTACAATTATACTGAATTCTTTCCCAGTTATGCTCGTTCGCTAACAAAACATCCCATCTTAGATTACTCTGCATTTAAAAGATAtgctttgtttgtttttgactGTTCCAAGCAGGATGATACATCGTTTAGATCCGGAACTGTCGATGTTAAGTTGGAAATCGAAGCAGATGAAGGTTTTCCAGCAGGTACTCGAGCTTACTGTTTAATTGTTCACGACAGCCTACTCGAATACTTTCCACTAACTGAAGTtgtcaaaaatataatttaa